GCCCCTTGCTAAGATCAGTGGGAGAGGTGAAGAAATTTTGCTGGAAAGCACAAAATGGGTATTTCCTGCTGGATTCTgaaagccacagcagctctccccagctttccctgcagaTACTGCTGGTGGATGCTGTGGGAGAGAGCTGGAGACCAGATGCTCTCAGGATGTGCATGCTCTCAAAAAGTTCTGTGCCCTTTTAGAGCTTTATTTTGGAAGAACTTGCTTCTTTTTGAAATCCCCTGCCAGCCTGCCTCATTTCAATGCTTTCGAGAGGAGTCAACCcttcaaaagaaataacattttaaatgagaatcagtgtttcattttgaaactATTATACTCCATGAAGTGCAAATTGAAGCCATGTGGTCTcgatgggattttttttccttgagcatCACTCGGCTATCATGTGAGGAGGCTTTTTGCTTGGTGTCTCCAAGCAAAGATTCTGTTGAATCTCGTCTTTCCCAACCTTTCCCAGAGGTCTCACATCCCCTGAGCAGGCTGGTCTGACAGCACAGGATGGAAAAGAGCAGAAGCCACGGCTGATGGATAAGGTGGAGATGCTGCCTGAGCATCTCCAAGGAGTACTGAAGGTTTGAGGGAACAAGAAgtatcccagctctgccagcgaTGGAGATGGAGGCTGACTCTGCTCCAGAGCACCCTCTCCACTGCTATTTGTGTCACCTTGTGCAAGACCTGCAGCTAGTTACCCTAACCCTACTGTATCCATACCTTGGTTGATGAAAGCCTCCACGGGTGGGTACTTGTTGACACTCGGGCTCCGGGTGTAAATACATCCCAGGGATGCTTTGATTCCAAATTAGTTTTGAATTCAAGCATACCAATCCATCACATTtgctgcaaagcaaaatgtCCCAGATCAGCAGTTGCACATGAAACTGCTTTAGATTCCAAATTTGGTTTTGAACTTAGTGTTACCAGGGAAGAAACCCAACAAACcttcaaaacatttcagtggtGAAGTGAGAGCTTCTGCCAGggagaaaattaaatgtatggTCAGACTTGGGATGGTTTGAGgttcttcctcatatccagCTTTCAGAGGATCTTTTCCCTTTGGATCCAGCACCATctgacagccagggctgagatGGGGCAGGCAGTGCTCTCTGCTGGGATGTGAATTACACGGGGGGTGTGAGCTCAGTCGGTCCTCAGGGAGCTGCatgagctgctggtggtggtggcagaTGTGGGGTGGCTCCtacacaggagctgctttgagcttttctgtgattttccttttttttgtgtgagcTGGCACAAAGACATGTCTTGAAAATCATCCTTTTGCTGGCAGGTGAGCTTGGATTGAGTTTTTTCAATGATAATCAGCAGATAAAGGATCATGCTGGAGATTTGCCTGGGAGCCCCTGTCCTCATTCCTGTTCCCTGAACAACTGGTTCTGTGGGAGTCCTGTGATGCTTGAGGTCCCAcaagcagggcagcaggaggtttCATGCTGGCTGCACCCAGGGGTGTTGCCTTGAAGGCATCCAGTGCTGAAGCATGAGGCAGCTCCTGAATCAGCCTAGGGAGGTCATGGCAGCAAGTCCTGGGAGCCGAGAGCTCCCAGGTGTCACTGGGAGTACCATGGCCGCCAGCTCTTGATCTGCTTCCAGGCAGCCAAAGGtggaagggagaaaacaagTATGGGTGCTTTGATGGCATCTGAGGTGCTTTGGgaagctttgtttctgtcattCTCTAACCCTGAAGGGCAGCGGAGCAGACAGAGCACCCCAGTGGGGTGGCTTGGAGCcaactccagctctgccaggctctaACCAGAAGCCTCCTGGCTGTGTTGGGTGGTGttctccagcctgggcagcagagaaGCACTCAGCCCCCCTCTGTCCGTTGCATCTCTGCCTCACACCCTGGCAGGAGTGAGGTTTCCCAGAAATGAGATCAAGCAGGGGAAAGAATCTCTTGGAGGAAGCCTCAGGCAAGCTGGGCATGGCTCTGTAAGTGGGCTCTGTGCCAGTTCCCACTGATGGTCACACCTTCCTCCACACTGCGCTGGGTCCACGGCATCCAGTAGCTGCatgagcagccctggggtgggaaggagaagtgggaggctcctgccttgcCTCTTCCACACTGATTTCTTGCCTTCTCACTTGCAGCTACAGCTCCAAACGTTGGCAGCTGCATGGATCAGCCCAGACccccaggaggggacagatggacagagccGCAGGGTGACAGGGAGCTGTTTCCTGAGGGGGAGCTACTGCTGCAGGTATGGTGCTGTGGCTTGGTCATTTGGGGTctccccaagctgctctggagcttgTGGTCGCATCTGTGGAGCGGGAGGAGACCCTGCCTTGCCCAGAGCTGATTCACTGTGATTCCTGCAGGCAATGAGTTCCTGGGGACAGAGAccagtggcactgcctggctgggatgggTCCAGATccccattcccaccattccctcTCATCCCACAGCAATTTGCTGCCCCTTTGATTATATTACATCTCATGGACGTAAGCTCCATCCCAACCAAGAGGTTCAGGGATGTCATATGGTGGTGTAAGGATTGATCCCTGAGTAGTTCCCAAGGTGCTGGCTTGGTTCATTATCTTTAGCAAAGGCCAAGAGGAGAATGTTGAGAGCTGTGAGACAAAACATCCCCCAGGAACTCCTTGCCTTACCTGGGGCATTGTGTGAACTCTGGAGGGATGAGTTCACAGCCTGCCTAGGATGGGAAAAGCCCAGCTTCAGTTTGTAGGttttgggggagaaaagaaGAGCACTTGGATGTTGGGCAACAGTGGTGGACAAAACCAGTGGGAAATGAGAGCTATGCTTTGTAGAAAGGCCACGTGTGTCTCATGAAACAGCTGACAGTGAAGCTCGGAGCACGAGGGCCTGGTGAATCAGCctcccacagtgctgctgctttgggctgcCATCTATAAATGTCAGCTGGAAGGGCCTGGCATGGAAGGTCACATGGAAAGGCTGACTGCTGAACAAGCATCTGGGCACATCAGCTGAGGAACATGCTTACTGGGGCTGCAGGACGAGTCTGTGCAAGACCTTCAATCATTCTGTGTTCTTGGCATCTCCCATGCCTGGcctttcacagaatcccagaatggcttgggtgtgaagggaccttaaaggtcatcttgtGATGAGCTGCCATGGGCACAGACACCTtgcactatcccaggttgctccaagccccatccagcctggccttggtcacttccagggatccaggggaaccacagcttctctgggcaccctgtgccagggcctcaccaccttctccagctctcctatAGGCTTTCTGGGCCTTCAGTCCTCTTCTCCCACCTCTCCAAACACCAGCAGATGAATGCTTGGCTCTCTTTAAGCCTGGCTTTGGTTGcttcagccctgctcctgcagagccctccaggCAGCAGGCAGTGTGAGCAGACCCCCAGCAGGAGCCTCCATGTGGGATTTGGGTGAGGCAGTGACTACTGGGAGCTCAGTGTGACTGTTGGCAGTGAATCTTGGACTACACGAGGTCCCCCATGgtcccagctgtgtgccagtgtGATGgtcacagaggagcagctggataCCAGGAGGGAGCCCGTgactgccccagccccagcatctCCTGAGCACTCCCCAGGACTGTGGACTTGGACCATATGATGGCAATTTGTTGAGCCATCAACATCAGAGCATTGGCAGGCTGGGGTGACTGAAGGCATCTGGAAAGCTTATGAGGTGTTACTGCGACAGAAATCTCCCCCGCTGAGCTGCctggtggctttttttcctccccacaaaGATCATTTTAAGCATATACTGTGATTTGCAGCAATCTCTGACTTGGGATCCCTCAGGGGGCTCCCAAACAGCACACAAAGGGAAGGGACTGGTCCCTCAGCAAGCTGGATCTGTACGCTAAGATTCCATTTCGGGTGTTCTTTCCCTAATTTCTCTCCTTCCATTCACTAATAAATTAAACACATCACAGTGAAGAACAGGGGGCATGAGTTACTATCTAGTGCAGTGCTTTGCTTTTGAGGAAAATCAGCCTGAAATGGACaccagaatcatagaatatgcagagctggaagggacccacaagaagtGTCGTGTCCAAAGCACAGCCCTAGGAGAGTGGAGctattcccagctggaaaggagGACTCCAGATCCTCCATGAAACCTCTCCCTATCTGGTCCCTCCTGAcgcaggagctgccctgcagtgagAGGGGGTTCCATGGGAGGTTTGGAGAAAGTGGTCAGTCCAGCTTGGATCATTGCTTGTGCTGAGAAGAAGAAACTCCGCAGAAGAGAATCTTGCATGGTTACCAAGTGCTGTCCTTCTTTGTGGGGCTCCTTGTTGAGGAAGAAGGTCCCTTCCTGTCCCTGGATGCTGAAGAAACAGCTGGGGGATTTCATCGTTCAGCAGCGGGATTGAAGCTGGGCAGAGTAAGTTTGGACCAAACTTTTGCTTTCAGGCACTCAATGGATTTGCCATCGCCGCAACTGGAGATGGCTACATCTTCTACATCTCCCCTGCCTTGCGGGACTACTTGGGCTTCCACCAGGTGAGCACCATGTTTTCCTGGCTGGAAACAGATGGATGCAGTCCTGGTGTGGGAAGGAGGTGCAGATGGAGAGCAAAGCTTCCcaaagggcagcagctcctgtggcaggggaaggagctggagtttGCCTGTTCTTTACACTCAGTCCTGCACTTTAGTGCCCAGGAAGGGAAACCTTCTGCCATGTCCTCCTCCCGACATCTCTGCCAGGCTGTCCAGGAGCAGACACTATTCTGTTTTGTCATTCCAGTCGGATCTCATCTACCAGAGTGTGTACGAGATGATCCATGCGGGCGACAGGGCCGTCTTCCGCCGCCAGCTGCACAGGACCCCACTGCATGCTGCTGATAGTGAGTGCCAGGGTGATCCCTGCAGGGGTTCACTTGAGCAGCTCTGATCCATGAGCTCAGGGTGTGCAGCACAGTTTGGAAAGCTTCCTtttgattttccagcttttcccccTGAGCAGCCGCTGCTTGCCAGACGCAGCGCCACGtccagcccccagcacctccaTGCTGAGAAGCAATCCTTGGTGGAGAGGAGCTTCACCTGCCGCTTCCGCTGCCTGCTGGATAACTCCTTGGGATTCTTGGTAATGCTGGGACacccttctgctcctcctgtgcctgcagagtgTTCCCCCAGAGTCACTTGTGTCCCATAGGGATGAGAGCACAGCCAGTTCCCACCACCCTGTTTGCTTCACACCCACATTTTCTAATCCCTGTAAGGCCTTGAATTTCCACCACCATTACAGGGTGCCTGAAGTTCCTTCTTGGGCAGCAAAAGTCAGCAGCAGACAAGTCCCCAGTTGCTCTCTTTGCCATTGCCACactcctccagcctctctccaTCCTGGAGCTCCAGACCAAAACACTGATCTTCCAGACAAAGCACAAGCTGGACTTCACTCCCATGGCCTGTGATTCCCGGTAAGGCATCTCTCACTTTCCCTGTGGCAAAATCCCTGGTGCTGGACAGAAAACTAGATCTGGTGGGGACAAGGAACACCTGACCCAGCTCCCATGGCCTGATGTTTTTGTCCCTCTACTGCAGGCCCCCAGTAACACAGGGAGCAGGTTAACAGGGCACCAGCACTTCTTGTCTGCTGTGGTTTGCGTGGTTTGTGGAACAGAGGatgcagctcagcccagggcgAGGTTGCACCATCCAGAGTGGGGGTCTGGCCAGTGAGGTGCAACTGTGGGGGATGCATCCCTGGTGTCACTGCACTCCTGTGCTGTTTCCAGGaggaaggttgtcctgggaTACACAGAAGTGGAGCTGTGCAGAAGAGGGTCCGGATACCAGTTTGTTCATGCGGCTGACATGATGCACTGCGCAGAGCACCATGTGAGAAGTGAGTGCTGGGGGACTGTTGTGGGGGTGTTTGTGGGGTCCCTCAAGGCTCTGGCTGTACTATTGCTCCTTGGTGCTGTCCGTCCCGGGGCTGGAGTAGCTGTGACAAAGGCTCTTCCTCCTGGATGAGCttgggcagctggcagagagaCAGCACACTGCATCTCCTGCCCCCGTAGCACGGCCACGAGGTGATAGTCAACTTCGTGGCAACTTGCGTGTGTCATTGGTCTGCCTCCGTGGAGGAGCTCTGTCAGTGGCAGTTCTTTtgtgtccctgccccagtgATGAAGACAGGGGAGACCGGGCTGACGGTATTCCGGCTGCTGAccaagaggagcagctgggtgtGGGTGCAGGCCAACGCACGGCTGGTGTACAAACGATGATGCCCAACTGCATCATCGCCCGCCAGCGAGCCCTGTCGTGAGTATTGCTGGCccccttcagctgctctgggcttggGGGGCTGTCCGAGGCACACAGAGGCCATGAAGGTGGAGGAAAGGGTAGGTGAGGTTGGCACTTTGCAGCATTTGTCCTCCTGTAGTGTGAGTGAAACAGCTCTGAGGAGGTGGTTGTGGACATGCTCTTgtctgagagcagcagcccttCCCTGAGCCATGCAGACCTCCCTGTGGGCTCCCCAGAGCTCTCTTTAGCCAGCCCAGTCCAGCCCCCTTTTACTCTAGAAAAGCCAGGGCAGGGCTATGAGTTCCCCTCTTGCTGTCAGAAGGGAGGTTTTGCCtggcctggaggagctgctcatGCTGTTTCCATCCCTTTTTGCCTCCACACCAAAGGAATGAAGAAGGGGAGGAACATCTCCAGAAGAGAAACTTGCCGCTGCCTTTCAGCTTTGCCACAGGGGAAGCAGTCTTGTGTGGGAATGACCTTCCTGGGTTCTTTGACTCGTTCCAAGCCAAGGAGGAGTTGCAGGTGCAAGCAAACTCCAAGTCAAGTCAGAGCAGCGCTTGGTAGACCCCAGCTCTCTCCTTGGGGCCATGATGAAGCAGGATGCATCCGTATACAATTCCCACGCTGATAACGTGCCTCAGGTCTCCCTGCTAGCTCTCATTCCTGAGCCTGATGGGCTGACTCAGAAGGAGGATGTCAGCAGGGCCAAGGAGGACAGCAACTCCCTCCTGGTGGTCATCGAAACCCTCTTTGAGAAGAGTGAGGTGGATGGAAACGTCTGCCAGACCCTAAAGGtggacagcacagagctgcagcagtgggaggaggatctgctcagcctgggggtAGAGGAGGAGCCACTAGCtcaggggcttggccagaggcCGGGCACCAAGGTGACATCCTATATGGAGCAGATGCTCCCCAGGGAGGGTGTTGGAAAGAGCCTGGACTTCCCACACTGCCATGAGGAAAACAGTGCTATGGCTCACTTCCAGCGCTGCTGGGCAGCTGgttcagcattcccagcacagccccaggcagcgGGCACATGGGGAGGCCAGGGGGCTGTGGGCTCCGTGGGCTCCGTAGCCTCCGTTACCTCTGAGGGCAGCTTtgcccagccagagcagcaggtcCCGTTTAACCCAGCCGGGCCGGTGGCAGGGActgtgctggctgttcccatctccagcagcaaatCCTCTGCAGACTTCAGCTGGCAAACCAAGCGTTTCAGGCAGAAGCTACCCCCTCTGGTCCTGTAGATAACACTCTTCCTACtgctcagagccagcctgggTGCCAGCTGGTGGGCTCAAGCTGCTCACCCCCATTGCACTCAAACACGTTGGTGACTCTGTGGCACAATAAACTCCTCCAGGCAAACCCAGTCAGTTGCCCATCGGAGGCTTTGCTGGCCATAGTTTCAAAacagctggaagctgcaggagcaTACGTGGAGTCCCAGACTCTGCCAGGTGGCAGTCCTGAGAATTCCCCgggggctgggctgtggtggcCACCCCCCTCCCAGTCTTTTCCTTGCCCTGTCCAGGGTTTGCATCAGTCCCTGTTCTCTGGGGATGGGAAGCTCGATGATGTGgaggctgctctccctgcacccTTAGAAGCCAGAAGGCTGCCAGGGCATGGCGGCTTCCCCAAACAGCCCCTGGTAGCCCACATAGACCCCAGCTTTTCCTGGGAGGGGGAGCAGGCAGTGCTCCGAGAGGACAAGGGGTTCTCACAGCTGTGGCtcccacaggctggggcagctcctcagaggagccatggggcagggccagTGCACCACAGCGGACTCCTGCTGAACTCCAGCATGGATCCCAGCACCCACGAGATGGACTGCGTTGTGCTGTCCAAGTGCCACTATGGAAACAGCCTTTTTAGGCATGAGAGCAACTTCCTGAGGGATGCTGCTAAAGtatcccttccccagcagccaggcactTTGCTTTGCCCTGCTGAGAACCACCCTGGAGCACCTTCCTCCTCACCGGGCTCGGTTTCAAGGtgctcagcagctctccctgtgaAGGTGGGTGCAGGAGCACCCCTGTGCTCCGGGCAGGGTCCTGGCTGCCCATCAGTTCCCTTCTCAGCTGGGCAGCCCCTCGGTACCTGTGAGATCCAGGCTCAAGGTGAGGTGCGAGGGCTGCAGAACCTGAGGGGTGTCCGGCTCCTGTGGAGGTCTGCCAGGGGTGCAGCCACACCATCCTTTGTGGGCAGCCTGGTTTGGGGCTCCATGTGAACCAGGAGCCCTGTCTTGAAAAGCCACCAGCAGCTGTGAGCTCTTCTGGTACCCGCCAGGTGCGTCCCATGCTCCCTGGTCTCTCGGGATTTTGTCTTCCAGTGCTTTCAGGCAGTCTAAGATGAAGTGGTTTGGACTTTTTGTTCCATAAGAAGTCTTTCAGGGAgatgcagctgtgcctctggggAGGCTTGTGGGCTTCTGGGCTCCAAGGAAGAACATTGCTTGCTGGCACATCCGTGTGCTTGGGGCAGCCTCTTGcagatggagctgctgcctcagaggCAGGTAGCACTGAACTGCTGTTTCTCAACAAAACAGCGTGCTCTTCTCGTCTCCTGTGTTGGACCACCCTTGTCATGTTGCTGTTTAGTCCCCTGCATCATCTCTGCCAGCCTGagcctcttttcctcctgtgctctccatctcctccagagATCATCCAAATCCTTTGGAAAAGATGTTACCAAGCACTTCAAGAAGCTCAGCAGCATTGAAGGGTCTCAGTGAGAGGTGGAGTTGGTGGGAGTGGAGGCATCCTGGGGATTTGGGCtctccagcagcctcccaggGGAGTTTGGGAGAGGTGGGTACCAGGCACTGTGACTTTTCTGGGATGCAGGGTGGGGAAGGTCCAGCCAAGCTCCCCTTGGGTTTGTCACTGGCTTGTCCTTGTTGTCCTCTTCTCTGCTCCACAGTGCCATGGGACAGAGAAGAGTGGGGCTTCCCCCTGTGGTTTTGCCAAAGCAGTgagaaggaaaggcagggagggatgcagtGACCACTGGCTGCCTCTCCACTTCAGACCCACTTGGTGCCCTTCAAACCATTGTTCTGCAGCCCAGAACAACCACTTTGTTgaattctcttccttttctagATACGTAACCTAAGATTTGAATGAATTGGTTTTTCCCCACCATGAGAACAAAGTCTTGCAGATCCATCAGggaaatccacaaaaaaaaagcaatgattttttttttggggggggagggtggggaTGATTTGAGACCACACTGACTTGCAACATTGGGTTAGAGAGGTCAGAGTTCTTGGGGACATTCACACCTTCCCCTCATGCACCCATCAGCCTGAGCATCACATCTGCCTCGCACACCAGTGTTAAGCATTTGCAGATCAAATTAAATCAGGCAATCagcacagggccagcagcaagCCCACATGTCCCGGTGTAGAGTGGCCTCATCTCCCTGGGGCTCTTCCTTCATGCCCAGCCTTGCCTCCGCTCATGGGGCCTGGGAAAGGTCaagctcctctctgcaggctgggagcagagcaatGCTGAAACGTGCTGGACCACTCTAAGGTGGCTTCGAGGAGCACCTAGGTCGGGCAGGGAGTTGACTGGCCATGATCCAGATCCAAAAAGCGGCAGGATGGACTCTGCTCACTAGCCTCTCATGCTGGTGACTGTGAAACGCTGCTGGGGGCGTACCAGGGGCTCCCAGTGTTGCAAGAGGTGGGCCTTGGGTTGGGGACACTGTTGCTTGGGGCCGTGACAGacctccctgtgctctgtcacTGGTGTCTGATCTCTTGTACCTCGTGGCTGTACAGATAAAGTCTGTTCTGGTGGCAGCATCTCATTTCTGCTCCATgatttctttgtgctgctggtggcagctggatggtgctgaggggaaaagagctgtccggtgaaatgaacagggctaatgcctttattaaatgttcagctctttattaaaaagatcagctgggcagggggctcgacgcagagctcgcccctgcagtcgtagctttcccaggcggccgaaaggaaggaggcgtgcagagtctgtcactgaagtccagagcagcagctgtcccttcttctttccttgtagcacaccggtggccagagggtgaggaggcgtggcatgcagagtctgttgctgaagtccagagcaaCAGCTGTCCtcgctccttccatggtggcagcaccagggctctctgtctctgtcgccctgcttctcagagcctaatacagtcttctttcttaggtgatggcaacgggtaaaagtcaatcaggggatgtgtttccctcttcctcagctagggcattcgtctagactcctctactgtgttcagtttttgatttatagtcctttttatctcctaaaaatgcTCCCATGATCCtatggggtttttatttgcatgttagtcccagaatggcagcgtggaggggtgggaggccagttatctccaggtagtttagagaaaacaaacagagcaattagctaattagcatttcaatatcggtacttagctagagttagtagttttttttagtgttgccatgggaactaggaaggccctgcccgcgtctctcaggaacacgtggaaactgttcattacaaatccctcctctatttctttgatcgggcttaagcccgcatcaacttacagtctttggcttttgagggctaacttcttttggcttttgtatgcttttactcatgTCTGATGGTAATTCTCGTGGCCTTTAGAAACCAAGTAAGACTTAATAatattctaattaaatttttttttcagttaactcctttggctaaaggacacttagtcttattaaacaattaccaagtacttaaacctttactatggtactttaactcagaaacagttattaacaccttactgtatatcagcctctagcaagtcttctttaaagttaattttaagtcctctggtttcttcattactgtccatgcacaagaggaggcgggtaacactgttgggtctggtctggcgtctgggggtggcactggtcctttaactctggtgacgtgggtccagcctttttcttgggtccgcaCCGCAGTGTGTGTagtgagtagtacctggaaaggtccttcgaatttgggggttaatggagtggtagtgttccaggactttatcaacacccaatccccaggactgatgttgtgggcattggcgtccagaggggaagtttgggagagataccccttctttcggaggccttctagggattttcctatgacctctaaatatttctgagttgctgcctccccttccaggtaaactgctgtactgaaaggggtgattaaaaaaaaagggagtctaaacattatttcatagggagagac
The Vidua macroura isolate BioBank_ID:100142 chromosome 7, ASM2450914v1, whole genome shotgun sequence DNA segment above includes these coding regions:
- the LOC128809932 gene encoding LOW QUALITY PROTEIN: uncharacterized protein LOC128809932 (The sequence of the model RefSeq protein was modified relative to this genomic sequence to represent the inferred CDS: inserted 2 bases in 2 codons; deleted 4 bases in 3 codons), with amino-acid sequence LAATAPNVGSCMDQPRPPGGDRWTEPQGDRELFPEGELLLQALNGFAIAATGDGYIFYISPALRDYLGFHQSDLIYQSVYEMIHAGDRAVFRRQLHRTPLHAADTFPPEQPLLARRSATSSPQHLHAEKQSLVERSFTCRFRCLLDNSLGFLALNFHTITGCLKFLLGQQKSAADKSPVALFAIATLLQPLSILELQTKTLIFQTKHKLDFTPMACDSRRKVVLGYTEVELCRRGSGYQFVHAADMMHCAEHHVRMMKTGETGLTVFRLLTKRSSWVWVQANARLVYKRXMPNCIIARQRALSNEEGEEHLQKRNLPLPFSFATGEAVLCGNDLPGFFDSFQAKEELQVQANSVKSEQRLVDPSSLLGAMMKQDASVYNSHADNVPQVSLLALIPEPDGLTQKEDVSRAKEDSNSLLVVIETLFEKSEVDGNVCQTLKVDSTELQQWEEDLLSLGVEEEPLAQGLGQRPGTKVTSYMEQMLPREGVGKSLDFPHCHEENSAMAHFQRCWAAGSAFPAQPQAAGTWGGQGAVGSVGSVASVTSEGSFAQPEQQVPFNPAGPVAGTVLAVPISSSKSSAXLQLANQAFQAEATPSGPVDNTLPTAQSQPGCQLVGSSCSPPLHSNTLVTLWHNKLLQANPVSCPSEALLAIVSKQLEAAGAYVESQTLPGGSPENSPGAGLWWPPPSQSFPCPVQGLHQSLFSGDGKLDDVEAALPAPLEARRLPGHGGFPKQPLVAHIDPSFSWEGEQAVLREDKGFSQLWLPQAGAAPQRSHGAGPVHHSGLLLNSSMDPSTHEMDCVVLSKCHYGNSLFRHESNFLRDAAKVSLPQQPGTLLCPAENHPGAPSSSPGSVSRCSAALPVKVGAGAPLCSGQGPGCPSVPFSAGQPLGTCEIQLKVRCEGCRT